In Candidatus Manganitrophus noduliformans, a single genomic region encodes these proteins:
- the cheB gene encoding chemotaxis-specific protein-glutamate methyltransferase CheB, giving the protein MINVLVVEDSRVVREFLIHLLGSDPNIRVIGAVADGEEALEAVARERPDVVTMDIHMPKMDGLEATRRIMETNPVPIVIVSGSGDPKEVATTFRAMEAGALAVLPRPVGMNHPEYEAMARELVQTVKLMSEVKVVRRWARIQRNGAIVSAVRAPPLPKQSLAEIKLVAIGASTGGPLALQTILSALSNRFPVPVLIVQHMVADFIPGFVEWLDQTCSLPVRVAAHGESILPGHAYMAPGGYQMKVETGQKISLTRDLPENGHRPSVSSLFRSVAQVFGSRAVGVLLTGMGKDGAEELRLMKDQGAMTFAQDEESSVVHGMPGEAIRLGGAAYVLPPDKIAAALTSLANKK; this is encoded by the coding sequence GTGATCAATGTGCTGGTGGTGGAAGATTCCCGCGTTGTGCGTGAGTTCCTGATTCATCTTCTCGGTTCCGATCCGAACATTCGGGTGATCGGGGCGGTGGCCGATGGGGAGGAGGCCCTTGAGGCCGTCGCGCGTGAAAGGCCCGATGTGGTTACGATGGACATTCATATGCCGAAGATGGATGGCCTGGAGGCAACCCGCCGGATTATGGAGACAAATCCGGTGCCGATCGTAATCGTGAGCGGGAGCGGGGATCCCAAAGAGGTCGCAACGACTTTCCGCGCCATGGAAGCGGGCGCGCTGGCCGTTCTGCCGAGACCGGTGGGGATGAACCATCCCGAATATGAGGCGATGGCGAGAGAATTGGTGCAGACCGTCAAACTCATGTCCGAGGTAAAGGTCGTCAGGCGATGGGCGCGGATTCAGCGGAATGGGGCGATTGTAAGCGCCGTTCGTGCCCCCCCCCTGCCCAAACAATCCTTGGCGGAAATCAAGCTCGTCGCCATCGGCGCTTCGACCGGTGGACCGCTGGCGCTTCAAACCATTCTATCCGCGCTTTCAAACCGCTTTCCGGTTCCCGTTTTGATCGTTCAGCACATGGTGGCCGATTTTATTCCCGGTTTTGTCGAATGGTTGGATCAAACTTGCTCTCTTCCGGTCCGTGTGGCCGCGCATGGCGAATCTATTCTTCCCGGTCATGCCTATATGGCCCCCGGCGGATACCAGATGAAAGTAGAAACGGGACAGAAGATCTCGCTGACCAGGGATCTGCCCGAGAACGGTCATCGCCCGTCGGTGTCCTCTCTCTTCCGCTCGGTTGCACAGGTCTTCGGAAGCCGCGCCGTCGGCGTGCTGCTCACCGGTATGGGGAAAGACGGCGCCGAAGAATTGCGGTTGATGAAAGACCAAGGAGCAATGACATTCGCGCAGGATGAAGAAAGTTCGGTGGTTCATGGAATGCCGGGGGAAGCGATCAGGCTTGGCGGGGCGGCCTATGTGCTCCCCCCCGATAAAATCGCCGCCGCGCTGACCAGTTTGGCAAATAAGAAATGA
- a CDS encoding chemotaxis protein CheW has translation MKNRKITPRRNQTTPLDWDEVRRRIKTAQSALEQRLTPTPDEQREILKIRARALAQEPGAKKAAEADLDVVAFLLADEKYGIQASYVREVYPLKDLTPLPGTPPFVLGMINLRGRILSVIDIKKFFDLPKKGLTDLNKVIIIYSDKMEFGILADGILGVRGIPLGDIQPPLPTLTGIREEYLKGVTAERIVILDAEKLLSHPAILVHEEMET, from the coding sequence ATGAAGAACCGGAAGATAACCCCGCGGCGAAATCAGACGACGCCTCTCGATTGGGACGAAGTCCGCCGCCGCATCAAAACTGCGCAATCGGCGCTTGAACAAAGATTGACACCGACGCCCGATGAACAGCGAGAAATCCTCAAAATCCGGGCCAGGGCGCTGGCCCAGGAGCCCGGAGCGAAGAAAGCCGCCGAAGCGGATCTCGATGTCGTAGCGTTTTTGTTGGCTGATGAGAAGTATGGCATCCAAGCATCCTATGTTCGTGAGGTCTATCCGTTGAAAGATCTCACGCCGCTGCCGGGGACGCCGCCGTTTGTCCTTGGGATGATCAATCTCCGCGGGCGGATCCTCTCGGTCATTGACATCAAGAAGTTCTTTGATCTTCCGAAGAAAGGGTTGACCGATCTGAACAAGGTCATCATCATTTACTCGGATAAAATGGAGTTTGGTATTCTTGCGGACGGTATTTTGGGTGTGCGCGGCATTCCGCTTGGCGACATTCAGCCGCCGCTCCCGACGCTGACGGGCATTCGGGAGGAATATCTGAAAGGGGTCACGGCGGAACGGATCGTGATTTTGGACGCGGAGAAGCTCTTATCGCACCCTGCAATCCTTGTGCATGAAGAAATGGAAACATAA
- a CDS encoding prolyl oligopeptidase family serine peptidase has product MREALSTLTDAPEGVMHGLISPEGEYVTYFQDNQGNEIGRLVRVPFHGGAPEDLTPNLPPYSTFDYAFSPSGNVFGILLAKEGLFHLYCINLGPGGAIGAPRLIHHSAQALLGLSLSFGGEIVVAGSTEQREQLHISLTAYDTTSGNRIATLQDGAKDTLRGVAFSPISGDFRLLASTTRSGVERPLLWNPRTKERRDLEFNEIDGALLPVAWSADGRRLLLMQMNRAVQQLYLYDITDNRLTRLTHPSGTFGPLGGGTCFGINGDLFFRWQDATHPAEVIILDGKTGARKKSALNAGPAIPARPWRSITFQSSDGEPIQGWLALPEGDGPFPTILSIHGGPEMALTECFSVWSQAWLDHRFAFLTINYRGSTTFGRAFQEKIWGNPGYWEVEDLAAAHTWLVREGIANPNQIFLTGWSYGGYLTLLALGKYPALWAGGMAGTAIADWALAYEDSADTIKAYTDAFFGGSPVQRPEQYAASSPMTYAEQVKAPLLIFQGKSDTRTPARQIEFYEKKMRSLGKTIEVHWVDAGHFGIAAQVKQLILYQERMLQFAFEVLEVGGNQSGSLAKH; this is encoded by the coding sequence ATGCGAGAAGCGCTCAGCACTCTGACCGACGCCCCCGAGGGGGTCATGCATGGTCTGATTTCTCCAGAGGGAGAGTATGTCACCTATTTTCAGGACAATCAGGGTAACGAGATCGGACGTTTGGTGCGCGTTCCATTTCATGGAGGCGCCCCGGAGGATCTCACCCCGAATCTACCCCCCTATTCGACCTTCGACTACGCGTTCAGCCCGTCCGGAAACGTCTTCGGGATCCTTCTCGCAAAGGAAGGTCTCTTCCACCTTTATTGCATTAACCTCGGACCAGGAGGCGCCATCGGAGCGCCCCGCCTCATCCACCATAGTGCGCAGGCGCTTCTGGGTCTTTCTCTTTCTTTCGGGGGAGAGATCGTCGTGGCGGGATCCACCGAGCAGAGAGAACAGCTTCATATTTCTCTGACGGCCTACGATACGACCTCAGGAAACCGGATCGCAACACTTCAAGACGGAGCGAAGGATACCCTGAGGGGGGTGGCTTTCTCCCCGATTTCAGGCGATTTTCGTCTACTGGCCTCGACGACGCGGTCTGGGGTCGAGCGGCCGCTGCTCTGGAATCCCCGCACCAAAGAGCGCCGGGATTTGGAATTCAATGAGATCGATGGAGCGCTGCTTCCTGTGGCGTGGTCCGCCGACGGACGACGCCTGCTCCTCATGCAGATGAACCGGGCCGTCCAGCAACTCTACCTTTATGACATAACCGATAATAGACTCACCCGGCTCACTCACCCCAGTGGGACCTTCGGCCCCCTCGGCGGCGGCACCTGTTTTGGGATAAACGGAGATCTCTTTTTTCGATGGCAGGATGCGACGCATCCGGCCGAAGTCATTATTCTGGATGGAAAGACAGGGGCTCGGAAAAAATCGGCACTTAATGCTGGTCCGGCGATACCCGCGCGACCCTGGAGGTCGATCACATTTCAATCATCGGATGGAGAACCGATTCAAGGTTGGTTGGCTCTACCGGAGGGCGATGGTCCCTTCCCGACGATTCTCTCCATCCATGGTGGACCCGAGATGGCCCTCACGGAGTGCTTCTCTGTTTGGAGTCAGGCATGGCTCGATCACCGATTTGCTTTCCTCACGATCAACTACCGCGGCTCGACGACCTTCGGGCGCGCCTTTCAAGAGAAGATCTGGGGGAATCCCGGATACTGGGAAGTGGAAGATCTCGCGGCCGCTCACACGTGGTTGGTCCGGGAGGGAATCGCCAATCCCAACCAGATCTTCCTCACCGGTTGGTCGTATGGCGGCTACCTCACTCTTCTGGCTTTGGGAAAATATCCTGCTCTCTGGGCCGGTGGCATGGCCGGAACGGCGATCGCAGACTGGGCGCTGGCCTATGAGGACTCCGCCGACACCATCAAAGCCTATACGGATGCCTTCTTCGGGGGGAGTCCGGTGCAGCGGCCCGAGCAATATGCCGCAAGCTCCCCGATGACCTACGCCGAACAGGTCAAGGCTCCATTACTGATCTTTCAAGGCAAGAGCGATACAAGAACCCCCGCTCGCCAAATCGAATTTTATGAGAAGAAGATGCGATCGCTTGGCAAGACGATCGAAGTTCATTGGGTAGATGCAGGTCATTTTGGCATTGCGGCTCAAGTGAAGCAACTCATCCTGTATCAAGAGAGAATGCTTCAATTCGCCTTCGAAGTCCTGGAGGTCGGAGGCAATCAGTCTGGTTCATTGGCTAAACATTAA
- a CDS encoding putative bifunctional diguanylate cyclase/phosphodiesterase: MRTGANDYIIKGNLKRLVPTMARELDQAKLRREHRKSEVMVKHLAYHDALTVLPNRTLLQDRLQAAITAAQFGNYPLALLLMDLNRFKEINDTLGHHRGDYLLQQVGLLLSDILFEPNLVARLGGDEFAVLLPRLTGKDDIHAVAQKILHALEKPMMIEGLPIEVELGIGIAIYPDHGANPETLLQRADVAMYTAKENGNGYAIYEEKLNQYSPRRLVLLGELRHAIDKNELLLHFQPKVDLESDCVVGVEALARWQHPEHGFIPPNEFIIPAEKSGLIKPLTQWVLNAALQQCHTWQQQGIQINVAVNLSRRNLQDSQLPDLIAQLLLTYHLEPTCLGLEITESSIMSDPTHAVEVLTRLSGMGIQISIDDFGTGYSSLSSLAKLPVSSLKIDKSFILGMTENKNAMIVKSTIGLAHHLGLNVVAEGVESGDLLEKLSAFGCDEAQGYFISRPVPAEDLTRWLRESSWRLK; this comes from the coding sequence ATGAGAACCGGCGCCAACGACTACATCATCAAAGGGAATCTGAAGCGGCTTGTTCCCACGATGGCGCGTGAACTGGACCAGGCGAAATTGCGTCGGGAACACCGTAAGTCGGAGGTGATGGTGAAACACCTGGCATATCATGACGCGCTGACGGTGCTTCCGAACCGGACGCTGCTTCAGGACCGTCTGCAGGCGGCCATTACCGCGGCGCAGTTTGGAAACTATCCGCTGGCCCTCTTACTGATGGATTTGAATCGATTCAAGGAGATTAACGATACACTGGGGCATCATCGAGGGGACTACCTGTTACAGCAGGTCGGCCTGCTTCTCTCCGACATTTTATTCGAACCGAATCTCGTCGCCCGGCTCGGCGGGGATGAGTTTGCGGTGCTGCTGCCGAGACTCACCGGAAAAGACGATATTCACGCGGTTGCGCAGAAGATCCTCCATGCGCTGGAGAAACCGATGATGATTGAAGGCCTGCCCATCGAAGTAGAGCTCGGCATAGGAATCGCGATTTATCCCGACCATGGCGCAAATCCCGAAACGCTTCTTCAGCGGGCGGACGTAGCGATGTATACCGCCAAGGAAAACGGAAATGGCTACGCCATCTATGAAGAGAAGCTAAACCAATATAGCCCCCGTCGGCTCGTCCTGTTGGGAGAATTGCGACATGCAATCGACAAAAACGAGTTGCTGCTGCACTTCCAGCCAAAAGTCGATCTGGAGTCGGACTGTGTCGTCGGCGTGGAGGCACTCGCGCGTTGGCAGCATCCGGAGCATGGTTTCATTCCCCCGAATGAGTTTATCATTCCTGCGGAAAAAAGTGGCTTGATCAAGCCACTGACTCAGTGGGTCCTCAATGCCGCCCTTCAACAGTGCCATACCTGGCAGCAACAAGGCATCCAAATCAATGTGGCCGTCAACCTGTCTCGGCGGAATCTCCAGGACTCACAGCTTCCGGACCTCATTGCACAGCTATTATTGACCTATCATCTCGAACCGACCTGTTTGGGATTAGAAATTACAGAAAGCTCAATCATGTCAGATCCTACACATGCGGTGGAAGTTCTAACCCGCTTGAGCGGGATGGGGATCCAGATTTCGATTGATGATTTCGGTACCGGCTATTCATCCCTGTCTTCACTAGCGAAGCTACCGGTGAGTTCGCTTAAAATTGATAAATCCTTCATTCTAGGCATGACTGAAAATAAGAATGCGATGATCGTAAAATCGACCATTGGATTGGCCCATCATCTCGGTCTCAATGTTGTGGCTGAGGGGGTGGAGAGCGGCGACCTTTTGGAGAAGTTATCCGCTTTTGGTTGTGATGAGGCTCAAGGCTACTTTATTAGCAGGCCGGTGCCGGCTGAGGATCTTACCCGTTGGCTGCGGGAATCCTCCTGGAGATTGAAATAA
- a CDS encoding HAMP domain-containing methyl-accepting chemotaxis protein, which produces MTIGKKIIGGYAVVLVILVIVTATAFYSLSVIEEAYTNFIDVEAQAILAATTLQLEARNQTAQYRGLLLFPEDQSRFLNDLRDSSGQFNALVEGLRKLSVSEDGRRLIEEIAGIQKKLREAQERGVTLVQQGKRSEAVALSDKETLSLSVELREKSGQYIELQQKRLADGRADISRTLGRSTFLLMTASLLALISGLTIGVLLTRSITRQLREAIAQLSSSSAEILAMTTQVAAGAAETATAISETTTTVEEVKQTAQVASQKAKYVSETAQKASQSSQTGRRSVEGSIEGMGRIREQTESIAESIVRLSEQSQAIGEIIATVSDLAEQSNLLAVNASIEAAKAGEQGKGFAVVAQEVRSLAEQSKQATAQIRTILSDIQKATSGAVMATEQGSKAVEAGVAQSTEAGESIRVLAESIVEAAQASTQIAASSQQQLVGMDQVAMAMENIKQASTQNVASTKQAETAAQGLHELGQKLKHLLERQQV; this is translated from the coding sequence ATGACGATCGGAAAAAAGATCATCGGCGGCTACGCAGTGGTGTTGGTGATCCTGGTGATTGTGACAGCAACCGCGTTTTATTCCCTCAGCGTCATTGAAGAAGCCTACACTAACTTTATCGATGTAGAAGCGCAGGCGATTCTCGCCGCCACGACGCTTCAGCTGGAAGCGAGAAACCAGACGGCTCAGTATCGTGGGCTCCTCCTTTTTCCTGAAGACCAAAGTCGGTTTTTGAACGACCTGCGAGACAGTTCAGGACAGTTTAACGCGCTGGTTGAGGGTTTACGAAAACTCTCTGTGTCTGAAGACGGGCGGCGTCTTATCGAAGAGATCGCAGGAATCCAAAAGAAATTGAGAGAGGCGCAGGAAAGGGGTGTTACTCTGGTCCAGCAAGGAAAACGAAGCGAGGCGGTTGCTTTGAGCGATAAAGAAACGCTTTCCCTGTCTGTCGAATTGCGGGAAAAGTCCGGCCAGTATATTGAACTTCAGCAGAAACGACTCGCCGACGGACGCGCCGATATTTCAAGAACACTGGGTCGTTCCACATTTTTGCTGATGACTGCGTCGCTCCTTGCTCTGATTTCCGGCCTGACGATCGGCGTTCTTCTTACGCGATCGATCACGCGACAACTGCGTGAGGCGATCGCGCAACTCTCTTCTTCCTCGGCGGAGATCTTGGCGATGACGACGCAGGTGGCGGCGGGTGCGGCGGAGACGGCGACGGCGATCAGCGAGACGACCACGACCGTGGAGGAGGTGAAGCAGACGGCTCAGGTGGCCAGCCAGAAGGCGAAGTATGTCTCCGAGACGGCGCAGAAGGCGTCGCAGAGCTCTCAGACCGGTCGCAGATCGGTGGAGGGGTCGATCGAGGGGATGGGCCGAATTCGGGAGCAGACGGAGTCAATCGCGGAGAGCATCGTGCGGCTGTCCGAGCAGAGCCAGGCGATCGGGGAGATCATCGCGACAGTGAGCGATCTGGCGGAGCAGTCGAATCTTCTGGCGGTGAATGCCTCGATCGAGGCGGCGAAGGCGGGGGAGCAGGGGAAGGGCTTTGCGGTGGTGGCGCAGGAGGTGCGGAGTCTGGCGGAGCAGTCGAAGCAGGCGACGGCCCAGATACGGACGATCCTAAGCGACATCCAGAAGGCGACGAGCGGGGCGGTGATGGCGACGGAGCAGGGGAGCAAGGCCGTGGAGGCGGGGGTGGCGCAATCGACGGAGGCGGGGGAATCGATCCGGGTGCTGGCGGAGAGCATCGTGGAGGCGGCGCAGGCGTCGACGCAGATTGCGGCATCGAGCCAGCAGCAGTTGGTGGGGATGGATCAGGTGGCGATGGCGATGGAGAACATCAAGCAGGCGAGCACGCAGAACGTGGCCAGCACGAAGCAGGCGGAGACCGCGGCGCAGGGTCTCCACGAGTTGGGACAAAAGCTCAAGCACCTTTTGGAGCGGCAACAGGTTTAA
- a CDS encoding CheR family methyltransferase yields MDIGPLDIELSRLSDFIASRLGLRFPRERWRDLERGIGSAARDLGFRDIGSCIQWLLSSPLTQRQTEILASHLTVGETYFFREKRSLAVLEESIFPEFIRARHIAERSLRIWSAGCCTGEEPYSIAILLDKLIPDLQNWNITILATDINPRFLQKASEGLYTEWSFRDSPSWIKERYFERKKGDRFEISPEIKKRVTFSYLNLAEDVYPSLTNNTNAMDVIFCRNVLMYFAPERTKKVVDRFYRSLIDGGWLIVSPSETSQALFAQYATVNLPDVILYQKESDLLRTTPSAEAFPAIPVEAPRSSFHPPVHFLPEPAAEVVLAQETGIFLPLEDQKQRTAETRPDSYAEAAALYDQGRYPEASEKIAGLLKDHPDNAKAMTLLARVYANQGNLAEALQWCQRAIAADKLSAEGHYLLATVLQEQGHIADAVLSLKRALYLDPDFALAHFALGNMTRQQGNFKASEKHYANALSLLNARRSEEVLLASEGMTAGRLVEIIRSTTFKETVA; encoded by the coding sequence ATGGACATCGGGCCCTTAGACATCGAGCTCTCTCGTCTCAGCGACTTTATCGCTTCTCGCCTAGGCTTGCGCTTTCCAAGAGAACGCTGGCGCGACCTCGAAAGGGGAATCGGCTCCGCCGCCCGTGATCTGGGCTTTCGGGATATCGGATCGTGTATCCAATGGCTCCTCTCCTCCCCGTTGACCCAACGCCAGACCGAGATTTTAGCAAGCCACCTTACCGTCGGAGAGACTTACTTCTTCCGGGAGAAAAGAAGTCTCGCGGTCCTGGAGGAATCGATCTTTCCCGAGTTCATACGCGCGCGCCACATAGCGGAGCGATCCTTAAGGATCTGGAGCGCGGGATGCTGCACGGGTGAAGAGCCCTACTCCATCGCGATTCTGCTCGATAAGTTAATTCCCGATCTGCAGAATTGGAACATTACAATCCTGGCGACCGACATTAATCCCCGGTTTCTTCAAAAAGCCTCCGAAGGGCTGTATACCGAATGGTCCTTTCGCGATAGCCCCTCCTGGATTAAGGAGCGGTATTTTGAAAGAAAAAAGGGGGATCGTTTTGAGATCTCTCCAGAGATCAAGAAGAGGGTTACATTCTCCTATCTGAATCTGGCCGAAGATGTCTATCCGTCGCTGACGAACAATACCAACGCGATGGATGTCATCTTCTGCCGGAACGTCCTGATGTATTTTGCTCCGGAGCGTACGAAGAAGGTCGTCGATCGTTTTTACCGCTCTCTGATTGACGGCGGGTGGTTGATCGTCAGCCCCAGCGAGACTTCACAGGCGCTTTTTGCACAGTATGCAACCGTCAATTTACCCGACGTAATTCTTTATCAGAAGGAGAGCGATCTGTTGAGGACGACTCCATCGGCGGAAGCGTTCCCGGCGATACCGGTTGAAGCGCCGAGGAGTTCATTTCATCCACCGGTTCATTTCCTTCCGGAGCCTGCGGCGGAGGTTGTCCTCGCTCAAGAAACGGGAATTTTTCTTCCATTAGAAGATCAGAAACAGAGGACGGCGGAGACCCGGCCGGATTCTTATGCAGAGGCCGCGGCGCTGTACGACCAGGGGCGTTATCCGGAGGCGTCTGAAAAAATTGCCGGGCTGCTTAAAGATCATCCGGATAACGCGAAGGCGATGACTCTCTTGGCCCGGGTCTACGCCAATCAAGGCAACCTTGCTGAGGCGCTCCAGTGGTGTCAAAGAGCGATTGCTGCAGACAAACTGTCTGCGGAGGGCCATTATCTACTGGCCACTGTCCTCCAAGAGCAAGGTCACATTGCGGACGCGGTCCTCTCACTGAAGCGGGCGCTTTACCTTGACCCCGACTTTGCATTGGCGCATTTTGCCTTGGGAAATATGACCCGACAGCAAGGCAATTTCAAAGCGTCGGAAAAACATTATGCGAACGCCCTCTCGCTTTTGAATGCGCGCCGGTCGGAAGAGGTCCTGCTGGCGTCCGAGGGAATGACGGCCGGGAGACTCGTGGAGATCATTCGATCGACGACGTTTAAGGAGACGGTCGCATGA
- a CDS encoding chemotaxis protein CheW yields the protein MKRLNQFLGFSLEENQYALRLSVVDRTVRVVEVTPLPKGPEIVCGIVNVHGVILPVVNIRKRFGLPERAIHLSDQLIIAHTPSRPVALIVDAVSGVVERREQEQIAAEKIVPGLEYIEGVVKFKDGMILIHDLNKFLSWEEERALNEAMKKI from the coding sequence GTGAAACGTTTGAATCAGTTTCTCGGGTTTTCACTGGAGGAGAACCAATACGCGCTTCGTCTCTCGGTGGTGGATAGAACCGTTCGCGTGGTGGAGGTCACTCCTCTTCCGAAAGGACCGGAGATCGTCTGCGGCATTGTCAACGTACACGGAGTCATCCTCCCTGTCGTCAATATCCGCAAGCGCTTCGGCTTGCCGGAGCGGGCGATTCATCTGAGCGATCAGCTGATCATTGCACATACCCCAAGCCGGCCTGTTGCGCTGATCGTGGACGCAGTGAGCGGCGTCGTTGAGCGCCGGGAACAGGAGCAGATCGCTGCGGAGAAGATCGTCCCCGGCCTGGAATATATCGAAGGCGTCGTAAAATTCAAAGATGGAATGATTCTTATTCACGATCTCAACAAGTTCCTTTCCTGGGAAGAGGAAAGGGCACTGAATGAAGCGATGAAGAAAATCTGA
- a CDS encoding hybrid sensor histidine kinase/response regulator, producing the protein MPKKDEDFLKRLLETFKVEAQEHLSALSSGLLELEKSPDRVRRTALVEMVFREAHSLKGAARSVNAAEVEAVCQAMENVLAGLKRDDIAPSPELFDLLHQAVNGLEGLLAAPESGRIDVKLKVQTLIRQMESALRLAPPAFQKEIPKPTESNLQVAPENRSFTETIRIPAAKLDAVLLQAEELLSAKLTTSQRAGELREIRALLSARKKERAKIDPIFRAIQPSAEKKGPRNGAAPPDPKIMKLLEFQQQDVVLMQSLENKLAELILSTDRDQRSLAGMVDNLLDDAKKILMFPFSSLLEIFPKLVRDLSRDRGKEVELIIRGDEIEIDRRVLDEVKDPLIHLVRNGIDHGIEKPSEREQKRKSPRGTITIAVLQRDGGKVEVLVTDDGAGIDGEKVKPAAQKLGLVSPEEAGRLSEQEIAGLIFQSGLSTSAIVTDLSGRGLGLAIVQEKVEKLGGVVTVETNPGVGTTFRMVLPLTLATFRGILIRVEEHLFVLPSTHVDRVGRVGRGEIKTVENRETIRLDGQAVSLVRMKDVLGLSGKKAVAESTDNVRIVVLGSAGKRIAFWVDEILSEQEVLVKGLGRQLSRVRNIAGSTILGTGKVVAILNAHDLMKSAVKRSASPAGAAATPEEVKERRKSILVAEDSITSRMLVKNILEAAGYDVKTAVDGLEAFTTLKTEPFDLLLSDVEMPRMSGFELTAKIRADIKLSELPVVLVTALESREDRERGIDVGASAYIVKSSFDQSNLLDVVRRLI; encoded by the coding sequence ATGCCTAAAAAGGATGAGGACTTTTTAAAAAGACTTCTGGAGACGTTTAAGGTCGAAGCACAGGAACACTTAAGTGCCCTATCGTCCGGTCTGCTTGAATTGGAGAAATCGCCGGATCGGGTCAGACGGACAGCGCTCGTCGAGATGGTTTTTCGGGAGGCGCACAGCCTGAAAGGGGCCGCCCGGTCGGTCAACGCGGCGGAGGTAGAGGCCGTGTGCCAAGCCATGGAAAATGTCCTGGCCGGTTTGAAACGGGACGACATCGCTCCATCGCCGGAGTTGTTCGATCTGCTCCACCAGGCGGTGAATGGCCTTGAAGGACTTCTCGCCGCGCCGGAATCGGGCCGAATCGATGTGAAGTTAAAGGTGCAAACGCTGATCCGGCAGATGGAGAGCGCGTTGAGGTTGGCGCCGCCTGCCTTCCAGAAAGAGATTCCCAAACCAACCGAAAGCAACCTGCAGGTTGCACCCGAGAACCGCTCCTTCACCGAAACGATTCGGATTCCCGCGGCGAAGTTAGACGCGGTTTTGCTTCAGGCGGAAGAGCTGCTTTCGGCAAAACTGACGACGAGTCAGCGCGCCGGTGAATTGCGAGAGATCCGCGCCCTGCTATCGGCCCGAAAAAAGGAGCGGGCGAAAATCGATCCTATTTTTAGAGCCATCCAGCCGTCGGCCGAAAAGAAGGGCCCGCGAAACGGCGCGGCCCCGCCGGACCCGAAAATCATGAAGCTCCTTGAATTTCAGCAACAGGACGTCGTCCTGATGCAATCGCTTGAAAACAAACTCGCCGAATTGATCCTATCGACCGACCGCGATCAACGGTCGCTGGCCGGGATGGTGGATAACCTTCTCGATGACGCGAAGAAGATTTTGATGTTTCCTTTCTCCTCCCTCCTGGAAATCTTTCCGAAGCTGGTTCGCGATCTCTCTCGGGATCGGGGCAAAGAGGTGGAATTGATCATTCGCGGGGACGAGATTGAAATCGATCGGCGGGTTTTAGACGAAGTCAAGGACCCGCTCATTCATTTAGTGAGAAACGGGATCGATCACGGCATTGAAAAGCCGTCGGAGCGGGAACAAAAACGCAAATCACCTCGAGGAACGATCACCATCGCCGTCTTGCAAAGAGACGGCGGCAAGGTGGAGGTTCTGGTCACCGACGACGGCGCCGGGATTGACGGTGAGAAGGTCAAACCGGCCGCTCAAAAACTCGGCCTTGTTTCTCCGGAAGAAGCCGGGCGCCTCAGCGAGCAGGAAATTGCGGGACTCATTTTCCAGTCCGGACTCTCCACGAGCGCCATCGTTACCGATCTCTCCGGCCGCGGCTTGGGCCTGGCGATCGTCCAGGAGAAGGTCGAGAAGCTCGGCGGGGTGGTGACGGTGGAAACGAATCCGGGGGTCGGGACGACGTTCCGGATGGTTCTTCCATTGACGCTCGCCACGTTTCGAGGAATTCTGATCCGTGTGGAGGAGCACCTCTTTGTTCTTCCCTCGACCCATGTCGATCGGGTGGGGAGGGTCGGCAGAGGGGAGATCAAAACGGTAGAAAACCGGGAGACCATTCGGCTGGATGGACAAGCGGTTTCGCTGGTACGAATGAAAGATGTGCTCGGTCTTTCCGGAAAGAAGGCCGTCGCCGAATCGACCGACAACGTCCGGATTGTCGTCCTCGGTTCGGCCGGAAAGCGGATCGCATTTTGGGTAGATGAAATTCTCTCCGAGCAGGAGGTGCTGGTCAAGGGGCTCGGCAGGCAGCTTTCCCGCGTGCGGAACATCGCCGGGTCCACCATCCTGGGGACAGGCAAGGTGGTGGCGATCCTGAATGCGCACGATCTGATGAAATCGGCGGTCAAGCGATCCGCCTCCCCGGCGGGAGCCGCGGCGACTCCGGAAGAGGTCAAGGAGAGAAGGAAATCGATTTTGGTGGCGGAGGATTCGATTACCTCCCGGATGTTGGTGAAAAACATTTTAGAGGCGGCGGGATACGACGTCAAAACGGCCGTGGACGGCTTGGAGGCGTTTACAACGCTCAAGACGGAACCATTTGATCTGCTGTTGTCGGACGTGGAAATGCCGAGGATGAGCGGGTTTGAGCTGACAGCGAAGATTCGGGCCGATATCAAGCTCTCGGAGCTGCCCGTTGTGCTGGTGACGGCCCTCGAATCGCGTGAGGACCGGGAACGCGGGATTGATGTTGGCGCCAGCGCGTATATTGTGAAGAGCAGCTTTGACCAGAGTAATTTGTTGGACGTCGTTCGACGGCTTATTTGA